The DNA region TTCATGCCGAGGTTGCGCGGAATGACGTCGTTGATGTTCAAGTGTGGGCTCCTTCAGGTGAAATGCGCGGGCGTGACGGGCTTGGCGTCCGGCTGCATGAAATATTCGTTCAGGTATTTTTCGCCCTTGTCACAGAACAGCGTGACGACGGTCTTGAGTTCGGGGTATTGCTTGCGTACGCGTTTGGCGGCGAGCAGGTGCGCCCCCGAACTCGGTCCGCAGAACAGGCCGTGCTCGCAGGCCAGCTTGCGCATCGCGTCCACCGCCTCGCTGCTGGAAATGCTCAGCACTTCGTTCACGAGTTCGCGATGGCGCGCGAAGATGCCCGGCACGAAGCCGTCGGAAATGCCCTCGATCTGGTGTGCGCCGATCTCGCCGCACAGCAGGGTGCGCGATTCGGTCGGTTCCATGGCGAACAGCCGTACCTTGGGATTGACCGCGCGCAACGCCTGGCCGACGCCCACCAGCGTGCCGCCGGTGCCTACGCCCATGACCAGCGCATCCGGCACGGTGCCCTGGGGCAATTGGGCGAGAATCTCCGGACCCAGAAGCACGCGGTTTTCCTCCACGTTCCATTCCGATTCGAACTGGTGCGGGCAGAAATAGCCCGGCTGCTTCCCGAGTTCGCCAGCGCGTTTCAGGGCATCGTTCACGTGGAAATGGCCGCTGAACAGGATTTCGGCGCCATAGGCGCGCGAAATCGCCACGCGTTCGCTCGACATGCCTTCCGGCATGACCACGAGCATGCGATAGCCCTTGACCGCCGCCACCAGCGACAGGGCATTGCCGGTGTTGCCGCTGGTGGCCTCGACGATGGTGTCGCCCGGGTGCAGCAGACCGTCGCGCTCGGCTTTCTCGATCATGTACTTGGCGATGCGCGCCTTGATCGAGCCCGAGGGGTTCAGGAATTCAATCTTGCAGTAGATGCCGTCAATTTTGAGCAGCGGCGTGTCGCCAATCGCGTCGAGAATGTTGTCGGAGACCGAGGGAAAACGTGCGGACATGCTTGGTGTCTCAATGTGGCCGGTGGGTGCTGGCGACCGAGCCGCCGAGTGTCCAGGAGGGGGGATCGCTGGCGGGAAACGAGCCGGCCAGCTGCTCGTCAATCATGCGCTCGCATTCCTCGATGCTGGGTTTGCGCGTGGGCGGGATCGCCGGGGAGGAAGGCCGTGCCTTGGGTGTTCCGCCGCCGCGGCCCGGCAGCGCGGGACTGCGCAGATAATGCTTGTAGAACAGGTATGACACGATGAATGCCCTCCGGTACTGCGGGGTCGAGGCAAAGTGCCTCGGGTTCAGGACCGCACGGCGGTAAATCCTCAGCGTCTGCTGCGCATATTGGTGTGCGGCTTCCGGTCCGCGCCGCTCGATGAGCCCGCGGATGATGTCTTCATCCGTACTCATATTCTTCGTTGCACTTATTGTACGCCGTCAGTGCAGCGCCGGGAAATCGCAACGCCATGGTGGTATGACGCGCCCTTACGGATTGACCGTCGGACGGCAATCTGTTCCGGCCCGGTGCCCGAAGC from Gammaproteobacteria bacterium includes:
- a CDS encoding cysteine synthase family protein; translation: MSARFPSVSDNILDAIGDTPLLKIDGIYCKIEFLNPSGSIKARIAKYMIEKAERDGLLHPGDTIVEATSGNTGNALSLVAAVKGYRMLVVMPEGMSSERVAISRAYGAEILFSGHFHVNDALKRAGELGKQPGYFCPHQFESEWNVEENRVLLGPEILAQLPQGTVPDALVMGVGTGGTLVGVGQALRAVNPKVRLFAMEPTESRTLLCGEIGAHQIEGISDGFVPGIFARHRELVNEVLSISSSEAVDAMRKLACEHGLFCGPSSGAHLLAAKRVRKQYPELKTVVTLFCDKGEKYLNEYFMQPDAKPVTPAHFT